GTGGACTATAACTTAGCCAAAACTAACCTCGACAGAGCATTGGCAAACCAAATTCAGTCAAAGTATGACTACATTTTCAAAATTAAGATTTTGGACTTTTACCAAAACAAACCGCTAGAATTCTGATATAAAAACTAATAGTAATGAATAAGAAATCGAATAAAATATGGTGGATAGTAGGTGGTGTTGCTATTCTTTTCATAGCCGCTTTACTACTCGCTAAACAACAAGGTTGGATTGGTCAAAAGGAAGCTACACAAGTAGAATTCACCTCAGTAAAAAAGTCAGATTTAGTGGAAACGGTCTCTGCCTCTGGAAAAATCCAACCTGAATTAGAAGTTAGCATCACGCCTGATGTACCTGGAGAAATCATTGGTCTATATATTGAAGAAGGAGATTCTGTAAAAAAAGGTCAACTATTGTTAAGAATTCAACCTGAAAACTACATTTCGGTAGTTGAAAGGTTTAGAGCGGGGGTAAATCAAGCCAAAGCCTCTTCTGAACAATCTAAATCTCAAATTGCAAGAGCAGAATCTCAATTGCTTCGTGCAGAATTAGACTTTAAAAGGCAAAAGCAGCTTTTTAATGATAAAGTAGTTTCTCAGTCAGATTACGAAATATCAGAAACTAATTTTGGCGTAGCAAAACAAGATTTAGAAGCTGCCAAAGCAAACTATGAAGCCGCAAAATATGGTATTCGTAGTGCAGAAGCCAACCTAAAAGATGCCTCTGAAAACCTTCGCAAAACAAATATTTATGCCCCTATGAATGGTATAGTATCCATGTTGAATGTTGAACTCGGAGAAAGAGTAGTAGGAACCTCTCAAATGGCGGGTACCGAAATGTTAAGAATAGCCAACCTTAACAACATGGAAGTAAGAGTAAATGTGAATGAAAACGACATTGTAAGAGTAAGCCGAGGTGACAAAGCTGTTATTGATGTAGATGCCTACAGTGCCGACGACAAAGAATTCATGGGTACAATCACCCAGATTGCCAATTCAGCCAATGGTTCTGGAGGCTCGCTTTCAGCCAATGCAAACTCTACGGAAGCTGTAACGGAATTTGAGGTAAGAATAAACATTTTACCAGAATCTTATAAAGAACTTCTCTCAAAAAGCAGGTATCCTTTCAAACCTGGTATGACTGCGACCGTAGACATTATTACGGAGACAAAAACTGGCGTAATCACTGTCCCAATATCAGCAGTTACCACTAGAACTGAGGAAGAGAAAAATGCTAAACCTGATAGCGATAATGAAATGGGGCCTTCATTAGGGGCTGTAAAGGAAGAAACCGCTTCTAAAGAAAAGCCAAAAGTGATAGTATTTATAAATGATGGTGGAATAGCTAAAATAAGAGAAGTTAAAACTGGAATTACCGATACAGAAGCTGGTACGATAGAAGTAACGGAAGGCCTAAAAGAAGGTGATATTATCATTTCAGGACCTTTTGTAGAAGTTTCAAAAAGACTTAAAGAGGGCGATAGCGTAATTGAGAAAAAGGAAGAAGAGAAGAAAGAGAAATAGAGCCTTTTCAAAAACAACATTAAAGAGAAGGTCGATAGCCTTCTCTTTTTTGTTTCTATAGAGATATATTTGCTTCATGAAAGTCACAGTCATAGGAGGAGGAAGTTGGGCTACCGCTTTGGTCAAGGTATTGAGTGAAAATCATCAAACCAAAATAAAATGGTGGATGAGAAGCCATGATGCAGTGGAGCATATCCGTAAACATCATCATAATCCAAAATACCTAAGCAGTATAGAATTTCACCCCTCTAGAGTTAAGCCCTACTTTAATTTAAAAGAGGCTATTAAAAATACTGACTGGGTGATTTTAGCCGTTCCAGCCGCTTTTTTAGCTGAAGCTATTTCTTCCCTAAAAAAGGAAGACCTGAAGGGTAAATATCTAGTTTCTGCAGTAAAGGGCATGATTCCTAAGACTAATGAATTGGTTTCCGACTTCCTTTTAAACCAATACGACATTCCACTTTCATACCAATGTGCTATTGCTGGCCCTTGCCATGCCGAAGAAGTAGCAGCTGAAAAACAGTCTTACCTCACCATAGCAGCACCCGATTTAGAACTCGGTCAAAAATTTGCCAAACTACTTTCTTGCAGGTATGTAAATACCTCTGCTATTACAGATTTATATGGTGTAGAAATATCGGCGGTCATGAAAAATATAGTGGCCTTGGCTTGTGGAATCACACATGGTCTAGGTGCTGGAGACAATTTTCAGGCAGTTATGGTCTCAAATGCCATGCTGGAAATCAAACGATTTGTTCATCAACAAGCTCCTCTAGAAAGAGAACTTATATCATCCGCCTACCTAGGAGACCTATTAGTTACCGCTTATTCGCAATTTAGCCGAAACCGAACTTTTGGTAATATGATAGGAAGAGGTTACAGTGTAAAAACTGCTCAAATGGAGATGAACATGGTAGCAGAAGGCTATTATGCCGTAAAAAGCATTTATGAGATAAACCAAAAAGCGAAAGTGGAACTACCAATTGTAGATTTTGCCTACGCTGTTTTATACAAAAAAAACTCCCTGAAAAAGGAGTTTAATTCTTTGAAAGTCAAACTTTCTTAAGTCTTAAGCATCTACTCTAAAAGACAATTTACAGATACACCCGTAAGTGGTTACTTTACCATCTTGCACATGTGCTTTAATGTCTTGTACATACACTGAGTCTATGTTGTGAATAGACTTAGAGGCAGATGTTACTGCTTGCTGAATTGCATCTTCAATACTTATTTCTGACGATGCTATTAGTTCAATTACTTTTACAATTGCCATATCTTATAATTTTAGTTTGTTATGATTTGAAAAGATAAGAATATTAAACAAACAATGCCAATTTAAAGCTCCTTCTGAATTGACGTGGCTATCTCAGAAAGTTCTTCTTGCGAGATTTTAATTTTGTCCGAAAAATCCATGTCCGCCATACTGTTCAAAGGTATCAAATGCACATGAGCGTGAGGAACCTCTAAACCAATCACAGCCACTCCAATCCGTTTGCACGGAACAGCCGCTTTAATAGCTGGAGCTAAACTTTTAGCAAAAGCCATCAAGCCTAAATAAAGATCATCTTCTAAATCAAAAATATAATCTACTTCCTTTTTCGGTATAACCAATGTATGCCCTTTGGCACATGGAAACACATCTAAGAAAGCCAAGAAATCTTCCGTTTCAGCTATTTTGTGACAGGGAATTTCACCGCTTATAATTTTAGAGAAAATGGTAGCCATATTTTTAAAATTACATACTAATATCTACAACTTCTACTTCTACAACACCTGCTGGAGCTTGAATTTCAGCCTTATCTCCCACTTTTTTACCCAATAATCCTTTAGCAAACGGAGAGTTAACAGAAATTTTTCCCTGTTTCAAGTCAGCCTCTTCTTCTGCCACCAAAGTATAAATCATTTCTGCACCATTTTTCAAATTCTTAATAGTCACCTTATTAAGCAAAGAAACTGTAGAATTGTCAATAGCCGATTCGTCCAAAATTCTAGCTACAGACATAAGCGTCTCCAGTTTTGAAATTTCAGATTCCATATGCCCTTGAGCATCTTTGGCCGCATCATACTCCGCATTCTCTGACAAATCACCTTTATCTCTTGCTTCTCCTATTTGATAAGCTATATCTTGCCTACCTCTTCCTTTTAAATCAGCTAGCTTATTCTTTAAGTTAGCATAGCCCTCTTTGGTGTAATATTGATATTTTGACATAATATAAATGTTTTAGAATGTGTTTCTATAAAAAAAAATTGCCCGCCTTTGCAGGTGGGTAAAAAAAAAGAACGGCGAAAATCGAGCCGTTCCAAACAAACATGTTGTGATATGGAATCTTGCTCAGAGTCGCTCTTCGAATTTAAATAAAACTTTCTCTTTCCTCATTTTTTAACTTTACAACCCAAAATTACAAATTATTCCCAGTAAATCAACACCCACAGTGTTTTTCGAATTTCATTTTTCTAGCTTTGTAATCCACAAAAAGGTTTTATGAGATGAGAATAATATTTATGGGAACACCTGACTTTGCTGTAGAAAGCCTTAAAGTCTTGGTGGAAGCTGGTTATGAATTAGTTGCGGTAATCACAGCCCCCGATAAGCCATCAGGAAGAGGAAAAAAGATTCAACAATCCCCTGTAAAAACTTATGCTTTATCTCAAAACATTCCAGTTTTACAACCTCCAAGATTAAAAAACCCAGAATTCTTAGAGACTCTTAAAGGTTATAATGCCGACTTACAAATAGTAGTCGCATTTAGAATGTTACCAGAGTTAGTTTGGGCTATGCCAAAATTTGGAACGTTTAACCTTCATGGATCTCTTTTACCACAATATAGAGGGGCGGCACCCATCAACTGGGCAGTAATAAATGGAGAAACAGAAACTGGCGTGACTACCTTTTTTATTGAAAAGGAAATTGACACTGGAAAAATTATCTTCAAAGAAAAATTAGCTATCAACGATGATGATAACGCTGGAACAATCCATGATAAACTTATGGTAATTGGTGCAAACCTTGTTCTTAAAACAGTTAAAGCTATCGAGAATAATGATTACCCTCAAACTGAGCAGGAAGAGTTCGAAGCCCTCAAGCCCGCACCAAAAATCTTTAAGGAAGACTGCCTAATTGACTGGTCAAAAAACTCAAAGCAAATTTTTGATTTCATAAGAGGATTAAGCCCATATCCTGGAGCGTGGACCAAATTTGAGAACACAAAAAATGGAGAAGTTGGCAATCTTAAAATATTTGATTCTCAAATTATAGATACAAACTCTACGAGTACTTCTGGTGAAATATTTACAGACAACAAAACCTACTTACATATAGGTACAATGGACGGGCTAATTGCCATTCTCAACTTACAAATCCCTGGCAAAAAACGTTTAGGCATTGAAGACCTGTTAAGAGGTTACGATGCTGAACAAATTAAAATCTGTTAATCCGGAGCAAAAAATCAGCATAGAATATTCAGAATCAATAGCTTAACAGATTGCACTCTGCCAATTAAATATTTAACTATCAGTAGATAGATGATATATTAAAATGACACAATAGTCTTATATAAGAAATATGGTTACTTTTGCGGACTTTTTCATAGGCTTCTAGTTAACAAAACGTTCCCTCTAGAAATTTAATTATTATGCAAGACATTAGAAATATCGCGATAATTGCCCACGTTGACCACGGCAAAACAACTTTAGTGGATAAGATAATCCACGCTTCGAAAATTTTTCGTGAAAATCAGGAATTTGGCGACCTAATTCTTGATAACAATGATTTAGAAAGAGAACGTGGTATTACCATCGTCTCTAAAAATGTATCAGTAAGATACGGCGACACAAAAATTAACATTATTGACACACCTGGTCACGCCGATTTCGGTGGTGAAGTGGAGCGTGTTCTTAAATTAGCTGATGGTGTTATCCTTTTAGTAGATGCTTTTGAAGGCCCAATGCCTCAAACGCGTTTTGTACTAGGAAAAGCACTTGATTTAGGCTTAAAGCCTATAGTAGTGGTTAATAAGGTAGATAAAGAAAACTGTAGACCTGATGAGGTTCACGAAATGGTTTTCGACCTTATGTTTAACCTTAACGCTACTGACGACCAATTAGACTTCCCAACACTTTATGGTTCTTCTAAGCAAGGTTGGATGAGTAATGATTGGCAAAAACCAACAGACAACATTATCGCTCTTTTAGATGCGGTTATTGAACATATTCCTCCCGCTAAGGTAAAAGAAGGCCCTGCTCAAATGCAAATCACTTCTTTAGATTATTCTTCTTTCGTAGGAAGAATTGCTATTGGATTGGTAGCAAGGGGTGTTCTTAAAGAAGGTCAAAATGTAATGCTTTGCACTGCAGATGGCCAAATGAAAAGAAACAAAATCAAAGAACTTCATGTATTTGAAGGTCTTGGTAGAGTAAAGGTATCAGAGGTTTCTTCTGGAGAAATTTGTGCCATTACAGGTATTGAAGGTTTTGAAATTGGTGACACTGTTGCTGATGTTGATAACCCAGAAGCTTTACCAAGAATCTCTATTGATGAGCCTACTATGAATATGCTCTTCACTATTAATAACTCTCCTTTCTTCGGTCAAGACGGAAAATTTGTAACCTCAAGACACTTGAGAGACAGATTAATGAAAGAAATGGAGAAAAACCTAGCCCTAAAAGTAGAGCAAGGTGAATCTGAAGATAAGTTTATCGTTTACGGTAGAGGTATTCTTCACCTTTCTGTATTGATTGAAACAATGCGTAGAGAAGGATATGAACTACAAGTAGGTCAGCCACAGGTAATCTTCAAAACTGGTGAAAACGGTGAAAGATTAGAGCCGATTGAAACTTTAGTAGTAGACGTACCTGAAGAAAGTGCTGGAAAAGTAATTGAACTTGCTACTCAGAAAAAGGGCGAGCTTCTAATTATGGAGCCTAAAGGTGATTTGCAGCATTTAGAGTTTAACATTCCTTCTAGAGGCTTAATTGGTCTTAGAAGTAATGTATTGACAGCAACACAAGGTGAGGCTATCATGAACCATAGATTTAAGGCTTACGAGCCATATAAAGGAACTCTACCAGGTAGAACTAACGGTTCTTTAATTTCTATGTCTAACGGCCCAGCCATTCCTTACTCTCTTGATAAGCTTCAAGACAGAGGGTCTTTCTTTATCGACGCTGGTGAAGAAATTTATATGGGTATGGTAGTAGGTGAGCACAACCGTCAGAACGACATTGTGGTAAACCTACAAACGACTAAGAAACTTAGTAACATGCGTTCTTCTGGTGCTGATGACCAGGTTAAGATTGCTCCAAAAATTCAATTCTCTTTAGAAGAATGTATGGAGTATATCCAAAAAGATGAGTACTTAGAAATCACTCCTAAGTCTTTAAGAATGCGTAAAATATACCTTGACGAAAACGAAAGAAAACGTAACAGTCGTCAAACAGAACTAGCCTAAATTTATAGGCTTATTAAAACCACCAAAGCAAATCTTTAAACCGCTTTGGTGGTTTTGCATATAACCTAGTTGCTATTCTTTGTACTTTTATCAAACGCAATTTTCCTCGTAAATTTGTTGTTAATCGTCAACCCGAAGAAATCTTCATTTAATGCCTAAAACTCTCGCATTTACCATTTGTTCTGTAAACTATTTAGCCCAAGCCAAAATACTTTCAGAATCACTTCAAAAAACCAATCCTGACTTCGAATTCTTTATTGGATTATGCGATACGATGGAAGGCAGAGAAATAGACAAATCTAAAATTGAAGGTTTAAACATTTTAGAGGTTGACAAAATTGGTATTGAAGCTTTTGACGACATGTGTGAACGGTACGACATTACCGAGCTAAACACTGCAGTAAAGCCTTTCTATTTCAACTACTTTTTGACGTCAAGGCCAGACGTTGATAATTTTTATTACATCGACCCTGACATTGAAATCTTTGACAAATTCACAGGCATTGAGGCAAGCCTTTCAAAATATGACATTGTCTTAACACCACATTTTTGCACACCCGTTTACGACAATTACTCTAGAACAGAGCAAGAGATGTTTGTAAATGGAATTTACAATCTTGGTTTTCTGGCAGTGAAAAGGTCTAAGTCTACCTCCGAATTTATGAACTGGTGGATGATAAAACTGAGAACGGAGTGTTACATGGATATCCAAAAAGGGATGTTTGTAGACCAACTTTACTGTAACATGGTTCCGCTTTATTTTGACAACGTTTTTATAGAGAAAAGTCCCGCTTATAATATTGCATATTGGAACCTACACGAACGTACTGTTTCAGAGAAAAACGGAAAGTACTTTGTAAATGGTGAGCCCCTTATATTCTACCACTACAGTGGCATGAATGCCAATGACCCAAATAATATTTCAAGATGGCAAGACCGTTTTGACATAGCTAAAAGGCCAGACCTTGCCCCTCTTTTTAAATCTTATAGAGAGCAATTAGAGTCATTCTCAAATACATACTTTAAAACCTTTAAGTGCGTTTATGCCAAAGGTGATATAGTAATAGACGATAGAAGTTTTTTAAAAAAGGCTCTGATGTCAATTTCTTATAGAGTTTTTGCTTTCTTTGAAAGATTACCTATTTAATCTAGAAGATGAAAATAGCCATAGTTTCAATAGTTTTCCCCTACCCCGTAGATAACGGTGGCGGAGCAGCTACTTTCAACATGATTGACTATCTCAGGCACAAACATGCTATCACGTTTATTTGCCCGAATGTTAAATTAGAAAACAAAGAGAAGCTTCAAGAGCTGTGGCCTAATGTTGAGATTTTAACCACCAACAGAAACGAAGGTGATAGTTTCTCTCTCAAGATTTATAAAAACCTTTTAAAGCTTAATACATTTTTAAAGGGTAAAGTAGAAGATTACTTCTACCCAAAAACACACCTTTATATTAATGACCTGTCAAAGGTGTATTTTCCAGAGTTCCTAAACCTTATAAAAAATAAAGTTACTAAGGAGAGCTTCGACCTTGTTCAGGTAGAGTTTATCGAATTTGCCGGTTTAGTTCATATCCTTCCTAAAGACCTACCCAAAATCTTTATTCACCATGAACTTAGGTTTAAAAGGTTGGAGATGGAATACCAAACGCTGCCAATTAAATCTCTGGAAGACCAATGGCATATTTCAGCCACAAAAGACCTAGAGATAGCACTGCTTAACCATTATGACAAAGTAGTGGCCGTGACAGATACTGATAAAAACTTTTTAGAAGAAGCTGGTATCAAAAAAGAGCTTTTATACACTTCTACGCTTCCTATTAATTTTAAGGAAACAAAAATCAATCAGCCTTTTGAGTTTAAGCAAAACTTAGTTTTTCTTGGCCCAGAAAATCATTACCCTAACCTAGACGGTATCAATTGGTTTTTGGAAGAGTGTTGGGAGAAAATCTCCAGAAAACACCCTCACCTCACACTTCAGATAGTGTCTAAGTGGACGGAGGAATTCCAAAAACTACATAAAACGAAAAGAAATGTAGAGTTTGTCGGCTTTGTAGAAGACCTTTCTACCATTTTTGAGGGTTCTATCATGATAGTTCCTTTAAGAATAGTTAGTGGTATGCGTATGAAAATCTTAGAAGGTATCTCTTGGAAAATGCCAATTATAAGTACCATTGAAGGTGCTGAAGGGCTTCCAATGAAAGATGGTGAAAACTGTATGTTAGCGGCTACTACAGAAGAATTCATTGAAAAAACACTTCAACTGATTGATGACAATGAGCTACGCTCCAAACTAATTGCAGAATCGCAGAAGCTTATTACAGATCAATATAAGATTGACAAATGTGCTGAAACCAGAAATTTGCTTTACAATTCGTTTAAATAAATTCAATTTCTATTTAATCACTTAAAGGCTTTCCGTAAGTTTGGAAACCTTATTAATTCACTTTTACCTAAATCTTTTTCTCTCAATAGTTTACAATGCCTGCCGTAAGCATCATTTTGCCTAATTATAATCACGCCAAGTTTTTGGAAGATAGAATTGAGAGTATTTTGAACCAAACGAACCAAGATTTTGAATTAATAATTTTGGATGACGCTTCTTCCGATGCCAGTCCTTCTATCCTAAAATCTTACGAAAACCATCCTAAAGTAAAAGCTCTAATTCTTAATGAAAAGAACTCTGGAAGTACTTTTGTGCAGTGGAAAAAAGGTTTAGAACTAGCCATAGGGAAATACATTTGGATAGCCGAGAGTGATGACTTAGCAGCTCCTGAGTTTTTAGAGTATCACCTTTCTAATCTCCTAGCTGACCCTAAACTTGGTGTGTCATTTTCAGCATCAGTTTGGATTGATGCAAATGGAAATCAAATTCATGAGCCAGGCCACGAAAACGATTTCCAAAGTAAGGGAAGCGACCTTTTAAAAAATGACTTCATAAAAGGCAATCTCATTTACAATGCCAGCTCTTGCGTTTTCCAAAAGTCGCTGGTGCCATGGAATACTCTATCATCCGTAGTTAAATATAAGTACTGTGGAGACTGGTTATTCTGGGTTGATTTAGTAAAAGACACCGAAGTAAAAAGAAGCAACAAAAGACTTAACTCTTTCAGACGGCACTCAAATAATGTCTCTTTTGAAGCAGAATCAAAAGGACTTCAATTCTCTGAAGGTTTAAAAGTGGTAAAGCACATTTTTGATACGCAAACTTTTGGCTTCTTAGAAAAGCAGAAGCTAATTTTCTATTGGGTTCAAAAACTTAGAAATAGTAAGATTAAGGACAAGAAGCAATTCTTAGCACTTATACCCTTCCCTGGCAGTGTATTTTATACTCTCAGCCCATTAGTAAACTTTTTTTTACCATCAACTTTAGCCTCTCCAGTATCTAAATGAAAGGAATCAGCCTAATAATTTGCTGCTACAACAGCGAAGAAATAATTGAGCAAACACTTTCTTATGTAGATAAACAAGTGGCTCATAATGTCAACTGGGAGGTTATCTTGATTGATAATAACTCTACCGACAATACCACGGCTGTGGTTAATTCTTATTGGAATTTTGAGAAAAGACCAAATCTCAAGGTAATTAAGGAACCAAAACCCGGTCTTTCAAATGCCCGTATGAGAGGCATTGAAGAGTCTCAATATGACGTTATCTCTTTTGTAGACGATGATAATCTTATCCCAGAAAACTGGGTCGCTTATATCCATGATGTTTTTCAAAAACAAGAAGTAGGTGTACTAGGCTGCACCTCCATTGGGAAGTTTAACTACGAAGTACCAGCTTGGTACGAAAAACATAAACTCTCTTTTGCTACTGGAAAACTATATGATATAGACTTTGGCAATGTAACCTATGCTGGCCTAGTGTATGGTGCAGGCATGTCTATGAGAAAAGAAATTTTCAGAAAACTAGAAGAAAAAAACTGGGAACCTTACCTTTCCGACCGAGTTGGCAAAAAACAATCAGGTGGTGGCGACTCTGAACTTACGCTAGTTTCTAGGTTACTTGGCTACCAAATATTCTATTCGAATCAAATAAACACACGCCACTTAATAAAAAAAGATAGACTTACCTGGGATAGATTAAAAGCAATGACCTATGGTTTTGGCGAAGCTGATGTTTTCGTTTTACCCTATACTTATCACTACAAAAAATCACAAGGTGAAACCTCTTTTTTGGACGAATTAAGAAA
This sequence is a window from Arcticibacterium luteifluviistationis. Protein-coding genes within it:
- a CDS encoding efflux RND transporter periplasmic adaptor subunit — translated: MNKKSNKIWWIVGGVAILFIAALLLAKQQGWIGQKEATQVEFTSVKKSDLVETVSASGKIQPELEVSITPDVPGEIIGLYIEEGDSVKKGQLLLRIQPENYISVVERFRAGVNQAKASSEQSKSQIARAESQLLRAELDFKRQKQLFNDKVVSQSDYEISETNFGVAKQDLEAAKANYEAAKYGIRSAEANLKDASENLRKTNIYAPMNGIVSMLNVELGERVVGTSQMAGTEMLRIANLNNMEVRVNVNENDIVRVSRGDKAVIDVDAYSADDKEFMGTITQIANSANGSGGSLSANANSTEAVTEFEVRINILPESYKELLSKSRYPFKPGMTATVDIITETKTGVITVPISAVTTRTEEEKNAKPDSDNEMGPSLGAVKEETASKEKPKVIVFINDGGIAKIREVKTGITDTEAGTIEVTEGLKEGDIIISGPFVEVSKRLKEGDSVIEKKEEEKKEK
- a CDS encoding NAD(P)H-dependent glycerol-3-phosphate dehydrogenase — protein: MKVTVIGGGSWATALVKVLSENHQTKIKWWMRSHDAVEHIRKHHHNPKYLSSIEFHPSRVKPYFNLKEAIKNTDWVILAVPAAFLAEAISSLKKEDLKGKYLVSAVKGMIPKTNELVSDFLLNQYDIPLSYQCAIAGPCHAEEVAAEKQSYLTIAAPDLELGQKFAKLLSCRYVNTSAITDLYGVEISAVMKNIVALACGITHGLGAGDNFQAVMVSNAMLEIKRFVHQQAPLERELISSAYLGDLLVTAYSQFSRNRTFGNMIGRGYSVKTAQMEMNMVAEGYYAVKSIYEINQKAKVELPIVDFAYAVLYKKNSLKKEFNSLKVKLS
- a CDS encoding dodecin family protein; the encoded protein is MAIVKVIELIASSEISIEDAIQQAVTSASKSIHNIDSVYVQDIKAHVQDGKVTTYGCICKLSFRVDA
- a CDS encoding HIT family protein, with the translated sequence MATIFSKIISGEIPCHKIAETEDFLAFLDVFPCAKGHTLVIPKKEVDYIFDLEDDLYLGLMAFAKSLAPAIKAAVPCKRIGVAVIGLEVPHAHVHLIPLNSMADMDFSDKIKISQEELSEIATSIQKEL
- the greA gene encoding transcription elongation factor GreA, which produces MSKYQYYTKEGYANLKNKLADLKGRGRQDIAYQIGEARDKGDLSENAEYDAAKDAQGHMESEISKLETLMSVARILDESAIDNSTVSLLNKVTIKNLKNGAEMIYTLVAEEEADLKQGKISVNSPFAKGLLGKKVGDKAEIQAPAGVVEVEVVDISM
- the fmt gene encoding methionyl-tRNA formyltransferase yields the protein MRIIFMGTPDFAVESLKVLVEAGYELVAVITAPDKPSGRGKKIQQSPVKTYALSQNIPVLQPPRLKNPEFLETLKGYNADLQIVVAFRMLPELVWAMPKFGTFNLHGSLLPQYRGAAPINWAVINGETETGVTTFFIEKEIDTGKIIFKEKLAINDDDNAGTIHDKLMVIGANLVLKTVKAIENNDYPQTEQEEFEALKPAPKIFKEDCLIDWSKNSKQIFDFIRGLSPYPGAWTKFENTKNGEVGNLKIFDSQIIDTNSTSTSGEIFTDNKTYLHIGTMDGLIAILNLQIPGKKRLGIEDLLRGYDAEQIKIC
- the typA gene encoding translational GTPase TypA encodes the protein MQDIRNIAIIAHVDHGKTTLVDKIIHASKIFRENQEFGDLILDNNDLERERGITIVSKNVSVRYGDTKINIIDTPGHADFGGEVERVLKLADGVILLVDAFEGPMPQTRFVLGKALDLGLKPIVVVNKVDKENCRPDEVHEMVFDLMFNLNATDDQLDFPTLYGSSKQGWMSNDWQKPTDNIIALLDAVIEHIPPAKVKEGPAQMQITSLDYSSFVGRIAIGLVARGVLKEGQNVMLCTADGQMKRNKIKELHVFEGLGRVKVSEVSSGEICAITGIEGFEIGDTVADVDNPEALPRISIDEPTMNMLFTINNSPFFGQDGKFVTSRHLRDRLMKEMEKNLALKVEQGESEDKFIVYGRGILHLSVLIETMRREGYELQVGQPQVIFKTGENGERLEPIETLVVDVPEESAGKVIELATQKKGELLIMEPKGDLQHLEFNIPSRGLIGLRSNVLTATQGEAIMNHRFKAYEPYKGTLPGRTNGSLISMSNGPAIPYSLDKLQDRGSFFIDAGEEIYMGMVVGEHNRQNDIVVNLQTTKKLSNMRSSGADDQVKIAPKIQFSLEECMEYIQKDEYLEITPKSLRMRKIYLDENERKRNSRQTELA
- a CDS encoding glycosyl transferase produces the protein MPKTLAFTICSVNYLAQAKILSESLQKTNPDFEFFIGLCDTMEGREIDKSKIEGLNILEVDKIGIEAFDDMCERYDITELNTAVKPFYFNYFLTSRPDVDNFYYIDPDIEIFDKFTGIEASLSKYDIVLTPHFCTPVYDNYSRTEQEMFVNGIYNLGFLAVKRSKSTSEFMNWWMIKLRTECYMDIQKGMFVDQLYCNMVPLYFDNVFIEKSPAYNIAYWNLHERTVSEKNGKYFVNGEPLIFYHYSGMNANDPNNISRWQDRFDIAKRPDLAPLFKSYREQLESFSNTYFKTFKCVYAKGDIVIDDRSFLKKALMSISYRVFAFFERLPI
- a CDS encoding glycosyltransferase — its product is MKIAIVSIVFPYPVDNGGGAATFNMIDYLRHKHAITFICPNVKLENKEKLQELWPNVEILTTNRNEGDSFSLKIYKNLLKLNTFLKGKVEDYFYPKTHLYINDLSKVYFPEFLNLIKNKVTKESFDLVQVEFIEFAGLVHILPKDLPKIFIHHELRFKRLEMEYQTLPIKSLEDQWHISATKDLEIALLNHYDKVVAVTDTDKNFLEEAGIKKELLYTSTLPINFKETKINQPFEFKQNLVFLGPENHYPNLDGINWFLEECWEKISRKHPHLTLQIVSKWTEEFQKLHKTKRNVEFVGFVEDLSTIFEGSIMIVPLRIVSGMRMKILEGISWKMPIISTIEGAEGLPMKDGENCMLAATTEEFIEKTLQLIDDNELRSKLIAESQKLITDQYKIDKCAETRNLLYNSFK
- a CDS encoding glycosyltransferase family 2 protein, yielding MPAVSIILPNYNHAKFLEDRIESILNQTNQDFELIILDDASSDASPSILKSYENHPKVKALILNEKNSGSTFVQWKKGLELAIGKYIWIAESDDLAAPEFLEYHLSNLLADPKLGVSFSASVWIDANGNQIHEPGHENDFQSKGSDLLKNDFIKGNLIYNASSCVFQKSLVPWNTLSSVVKYKYCGDWLFWVDLVKDTEVKRSNKRLNSFRRHSNNVSFEAESKGLQFSEGLKVVKHIFDTQTFGFLEKQKLIFYWVQKLRNSKIKDKKQFLALIPFPGSVFYTLSPLVNFFLPSTLASPVSK
- a CDS encoding glycosyltransferase, translated to MKGISLIICCYNSEEIIEQTLSYVDKQVAHNVNWEVILIDNNSTDNTTAVVNSYWNFEKRPNLKVIKEPKPGLSNARMRGIEESQYDVISFVDDDNLIPENWVAYIHDVFQKQEVGVLGCTSIGKFNYEVPAWYEKHKLSFATGKLYDIDFGNVTYAGLVYGAGMSMRKEIFRKLEEKNWEPYLSDRVGKKQSGGGDSELTLVSRLLGYQIFYSNQINTRHLIKKDRLTWDRLKAMTYGFGEADVFVLPYTYHYKKSQGETSFLDELRKKWWVNYLGKKVALSILRIKKSLGKIAPDEFEIAKIRNQAFCDSILEQKNTFQQSFEELSRLR